In Mercenaria mercenaria strain notata chromosome 14, MADL_Memer_1, whole genome shotgun sequence, the following are encoded in one genomic region:
- the LOC128545837 gene encoding monocarboxylate transporter 12-B-like has translation MTYISCVVAIGREFSGSQRTLCLAILNSSHVVASIAYPYCLEWLTEQYGLTGTFLILGGFTFNAMVFFAICLVNRDKCKNNKTSVCYDAENGHNVQFDKTKTSLRRRVSNVFFKSKKYLSTPYLFILVAAGILLSSLDGYLAVMFDIALWKQIDSSRALLSFVIFSSFSAVSCLVPGLLKQIKGINSCIYPIFASLAGGIGQLIVYFSNNYITYMTGTSLIGVAYGGIVSSSMNAVVKIVELEFVPVATGLLLTVEGLLAIGSGPLFGWLRDTTGSYGSVLMAIMAVHWLSLVLYMLAWIFRTHEKNKHKTPETVYGESPGTPERNENDDLVF, from the exons ATGACGTACATCAGCTGTGTCGTGGCTATTGGTCGAGAATTTTCTGGATCACAGAGGACGTTATGCTTAGCGATACTGAACTCGTCTCATGTTGTTGCTTCCATAGCTTATCCATATTGTCTAGAATGGTTAACAGAACAATATGGCCTTACGGGCACGTTTCTTATTCTAGGTGGATTCACTTTCAACGCAATGGTTTTCTTTGCAATATGTTTGGTTAATCGagataaatgcaaaaataacaaaacatctGTTTGTTACGACGCTGAGAATGGTCACAATGTTCAGTTTGATAAAACGAAAACCTCACTCAGACGCAGGGTCTCCAACgtatttttcaaatcaaagaaatatttgtcAACGCCCTATCTATTCATACTTGTTGCAGCTGGAATTTTACTCAGTTCTTTAGATGGATATTTAGCCGTGATGTTTGACATTGCATTATGGAAACAAATTGACTCTTCACGTGCACTGTTGTCCTTTGTGATATTTTCCAGCTTTTCTGCTGTTTCGTGTCTTGTTCCTGGGctgttaaaacaaataaaaggcATAAATTCCTGTATTTATCCTATTTTCGCATCCCTAGCTGGAGGTATAGGTCAGCTGattgtatatttttcaaataattatattacttACATGACCGGAACTTCTCTGATTGGTGTTGCATATGGTGGAATAGTGTCTTCTTCAATGAATGCAGTTGTGAAAATTGTAGAGTTAGAATTTGTTCCTGTGGCTACCGGATTACTTCTTACTGTCGAAGGATTGCTTGCAATAGGTAGCGGACCTTTGTTCG gttggtTAAGGGACACAACTGGTTCATATGGGAGTGTTCTCATGGCAATCATGGCTGTACATTGGCTCTCTCTTGTCCTGTACATGTTAGCGTGGATATTTCGAACACAtgagaaaaataaacataaaacaccTGAAACTGTATATGGAGAAAGTCCAGGAACTCCAGAACGAAACGAAAACGACGATCTGGTGTTTTGA
- the LOC123526513 gene encoding monocarboxylate transporter 13-like produces MAQATQTLRCDSYKWILLLTATAVTMIDFGLVFSFGAMFVTMMETFQTDRAATATVQSILIGVTLGFGAVSGVIISKVGLPVATFVASLLVPLGFCISFFAKEVVFIYFTIGVVSGMVFFYCHFEHSLYYMQYKLEY; encoded by the exons ATGTGATAGTTATAAATGGATCCTGCTTTTGACTGCTACAGCAGTGACTATGATTGATTTTGGTCTGGTGTTTTCTTTCGGTGCCATGTTTGTTACAATGATGGAGACCTTTCAAACAGATCGTGCTGCAACAGCAACTGTACAGTCCATTCTTATTGGAGTTACACTGGGTTTTG gTGCAGTCAGTGGAGTCATCATTTCTAAAGTAGGACTACCAGTAGCAACGTTTGTAGCGAGCCTGCTGGTTCCATTGGGGTTTTGCATATCATTCTTTGCTAAAGAGGTTGTGTTTATCTATTTCACCATTGGAGTTGTGTCCGGTATGGTTTTTTTCTATTGTCATTTCGAacattcattatattatatgcaatataaattagaatattaa